In Rosa chinensis cultivar Old Blush chromosome 1, RchiOBHm-V2, whole genome shotgun sequence, a genomic segment contains:
- the LOC112181229 gene encoding (+)-neomenthol dehydrogenase has product MAESTKRYAVVTGSNKGIGFETVRQLASKGITVVLTARDEKRGLEAVEKLKESGLSGQVVFHQLDVADPASIASLAQFIKTHIGKLDILVNNAGIGGVTVDADGFKAASESRAEGGQIDWKKLITESYELTEECLQINYYGAKRTAEALIPLLQLSDSPRIVSVSSSMGKLKNIPSDRVKGVLSTDVENLSEETVDEVLTEFLNDFKENLLESKGWPSMKPGYTVSKAAMNAYTRILAKKYPRFRVNSVCPGYVKTDINFNTGVLPVEEGAASVVNLALLPSDGPTGQFFVRSEVQSI; this is encoded by the exons ATGGCGGAATCAACTAAGag GTATGCAGTTGTGACAGGATCAAACAAAGGAATCGGATTCGAAACTGTAAGGCAGTTGGCCTCAAAGGGAATCACAGTGGTGTTAACTGCTAGAGATGAGAAGAGGGGCCTTGAAGCTGTTGAGAAACTGAAAGAATCTGGCCTCTCAGGCCAAGTAGTTTTTCACCAACTTGATGTGGCTGACCCTGCTAGTATTGCTTCTCTGGCACAATTCATCAAAACCCATATCGGgaaactcgatattttg GTGAACAATGCAGGAATTGGTGGGGTTACAGTTGATGCTGATGGTTTTAAAGCTGCATCTGAATCTCGTGCT GAAGGAGGACAGATTGATTGGAAAAAGTTGATAACGGAAAGTTACGAGTTAACAGAAGAATGCTTGCAAATAAATTATTATGGTGCTAAAAGAACAGCTGAAGCACTAATTCCACTCCTCCAGCTATCTGATTCACCAAGAATTGTTAGTGTTTCATCCTCTATGGGGAAGTTAAAGAACATACCAAGTGATCGAGTGAAAGGAGTTCTTAGTACTGATGTGGAGAACCTAAGCGAAGAGACTGTAGACGAAGTACTGACAGAGTTTCTAAACGATTTCAAGGAAAATTTACTTGAAAGCAAGGGTTGGCCTTCTATGAAGCCAGGCTATACAGTCTCAAAAGCAGCAATGAATGCATATACAAGGATTCTAGCCAAGAAGTACCCCCGTTTTCGCGTCAACTCTGTCTGCCCTGGCTATGTCAAAACAGATATAAACTTCAATACCGGCGTCTTGCCTGTTGAAGAAGGTGCTGCAAGTGTTGTGAATTTAGCATTGCTGCCTAGTGATGGCCCCACAGGCCAATTCTTTGTTCGGTCTGAAGTACAAAGTATTTAA
- the LOC112167972 gene encoding (+)-neomenthol dehydrogenase, with amino-acid sequence MPHTTYPSKAFPQKLHQLQSPRFQALIQTISSFSPLFLNLLLVVSRYAAVTGSDKGIGFVTVRQLASKGITVVLTARDEKRGLEAVEKLKESGLSGQVVFRQLDVADPASIAPLAQFIETQFGKLDILVNNAGIAGVIVDADRLKAASEYGAEGGQIDWEKLLTETYELTEECLQINYYGAKRTAKALTPLLQLSNSPRIVNVSSSGGELKNIPSDRVKGVLSTDVENLCEESVDEVLTEFLNDLKENLLESKGWPSTKSGYTVSKAAMNTNTRILAKKYPGFRVNTVCPGYVKTDITFNTGILPVEEGAASVVNLALLPNDGPTGQFFLQSEVQSL; translated from the exons ATGCCGCACACCACCTATCCATCCAAGGCCTTCCCACAGAAGCTACATCAACTCCAAAGTCCAAGGTTTCAAGCTCTGATTcaaacaa tttcttctttttctcctctctttctGAACTTGCTTCTTGTGGTTTCCAGGTATGCAGCTGTGACAGGATCGGACAAAGGAATCGGATTCGTAACTGTAAGGCAGTTGGCGTCAAAGGGAATCACAGTGGTGTTAACTGCTAGAGATGAGAAGAGGGGCCTTGAAGCTGTTGAGAAACTGAAAGAGTCTGGCCTCTCAGGCCAAGTAGTTTTTCGCCAACTTGATGTGGCTGACCCTGCTAGTATTGCTCCTCTGGCACAATTCATCGAAACCCAGTTCGGGAAACTCGATATTTTA GTGAACAATGCAGGGATTGCTGGGGTTATAGTTGATGCTGATCGTTTGAAAGCTGCATCTGAATATGGTGCT GAAGGAGGACAGATTGATTGGGAAAAGTTGTTGACTGAAACTTATGAGTTAACAGAAGAATGCTTGCAAATCAATTATTATGGTGCTAAAAGAACAGCTAAAGCACTAACTCCACTCCTCCAGCTATCTAATTCACCAAGAATTGTTAATGTTTCATCCTCCGGGGGGGAGTTAAAGAACATACCAAGTGATCGAGTGAAAGGAGTTCTCAGTACTGATGTGGAGAACCTATGTGAAGAGAGTGTAGATGAAGTACTGACAGAGTTTCTAAACGACCTCAAGGAGAATTTACTTGAAAGCAAGGGTTGGCCTTCAACTAAGTCAGGGTATACTGTCTCAAAAGCAGCAATGAATACAAATACAAGGATTCTAGCCAAGAAGTACCCCGGTTTTCGCGTCAACACTGTCTGCCCTGGCTATGTCAAAACAGATATAACCTTCAATACCGGCATCCTGCCTGTTGAAGAAGGTGCTGCAAGTGTCGTGAATTTAGCATTGCTTCCTAATGATGGCCCCACCGGCCAATTCTTTCTTCAGTCTGAAGTACAAAGTCTTTAA
- the LOC112167982 gene encoding (+)-neomenthol dehydrogenase → MELTEKKMGIHNPVVMKQFQLTMEEVEHLQVNNAGIFGAIVDVDGFKAAIASGAVREAGHIDFKKLLTETYELTEECLQINYYGAKRTSEALIPLLQRSDSPRIVNVSSSMGKLENILGDRVKVLLSTDVENLSKESVDEVLTEFLIDLKESLL, encoded by the exons ATGGAACTGACAGAAAAGAAGATGGGTATTCATAATCCAGTAGTGATGAAGCAGTTTCAATTGACAATGGAGGAAG ttgaACATTTACAAGTGAACAATGCTGGAATTTTTGGAGCTATAGTTGATGTGGATGGTTTTAAAGCTGCAATTGCATCTGGTGCTGTAAGG GAAGCAGGACATATTGATTTCAAAAAGTTGTTGACTGAAACTTATGAGTTAACAGAAGAATGCTTGCAAATCAATTACTATGGTGCTAAAAGAACATCTGAAGCCCTTATTCCACTCCTTCAGCGATCTGATTCACCAAGAATCGTTAATGTTTCATCCTCTATGGGGAAGTTAGAGAACATACTAGGTGATCGGGTGAAAGTACTTCTTAGTACTGATGTCGAGAACCTAAGCAAAGAGAGTGTAGATGAAGTATTGACAGAGTTTCTAATCGACCTCAAGGAGAGTTTACTTTAA